A genomic window from Pyxidicoccus trucidator includes:
- a CDS encoding aminotransferase class V-fold PLP-dependent enzyme: MSRSLESYRALFPVLQEQLYLNHAGVAPTSLRAAEAVRGWMDDLVYHGIKHERGWEAHCERVRALAASLINAEPGEVAFVRNTSHGLGLVAEGLDWKPGDQVAVASSLEYPSNVYPWLHLKDRGVEVREIESPSGGVTPEAVAAALTPRTRLVALSSVQFATGHRADLDAIGALCERAGVLFCVDGIQSVGCVPVDVKKSRIHFLSADSHKWMLGIAGIGFLYVAKDVLPRLRPVLVGWRSTTDAWNFNRSHFELRPDAGKLEEGSAAYTGIYALGAALELLQEVGVGAIETRIRGLLTRVEEGLRGLGCDVGPSPEHRAGILTFLPPGGEARPLGAWLAERNVALSVRRGRIRLSPHFYNLPEEMDRLVELVRTRLG; encoded by the coding sequence ATGTCGCGCTCGCTCGAGTCCTACCGCGCCCTCTTCCCCGTGCTCCAGGAGCAGCTCTACCTCAACCACGCCGGGGTGGCCCCCACCAGCCTGCGTGCCGCGGAGGCGGTGCGTGGGTGGATGGACGACCTCGTCTACCACGGCATCAAGCACGAGCGCGGCTGGGAGGCCCACTGCGAGCGGGTGCGAGCGCTGGCCGCCAGCCTCATCAACGCCGAGCCGGGCGAGGTGGCCTTCGTGCGCAACACCAGCCATGGCCTGGGCCTCGTGGCCGAGGGGCTGGACTGGAAGCCCGGCGACCAGGTGGCCGTGGCCTCCTCGCTGGAGTACCCCTCCAACGTCTACCCCTGGCTGCACCTGAAGGACCGGGGCGTGGAGGTGCGAGAGATTGAGTCGCCCTCCGGCGGCGTTACCCCGGAGGCCGTGGCCGCGGCCCTCACCCCGCGCACCCGGCTGGTGGCCCTGTCCTCCGTGCAGTTCGCCACCGGCCACCGCGCGGACCTGGACGCCATCGGCGCCCTGTGCGAGCGAGCGGGCGTCCTCTTCTGCGTGGACGGCATCCAGAGCGTGGGCTGCGTGCCCGTGGACGTGAAGAAGAGCCGCATCCACTTCCTCAGCGCGGACAGCCACAAGTGGATGCTCGGCATCGCCGGCATCGGCTTCCTCTACGTGGCGAAGGACGTGCTGCCCCGGCTGCGCCCGGTGCTGGTGGGCTGGCGCAGCACCACCGACGCGTGGAACTTCAACCGCAGCCACTTCGAGCTGCGCCCGGACGCCGGGAAGCTGGAGGAGGGCAGCGCCGCGTACACCGGCATCTACGCGCTGGGCGCCGCGCTGGAGCTGCTGCAGGAGGTGGGCGTGGGCGCCATCGAGACGCGCATCCGCGGGCTGCTGACGCGGGTGGAGGAGGGCCTGCGGGGGCTGGGCTGCGACGTGGGGCCCTCGCCCGAGCACCGCGCGGGCATCCTCACCTTCCTGCCGCCCGGGGGCGAGGCGCGCCCGCTCGGTGCCTGGCTCGCCGAGCGAAACGTCGCCCTGTCCGTGCGCCGGGGGCGCATCCGCCTGTCGCCCCACTTCTACAACCTGCCCGAGGAGATGGACCGGCTGGTGGAGCTGGTGCGGACGCGCCTGGGCTGA
- a CDS encoding c-type cytochrome: MRRDVGEAVRNTLLAGLTLLAGCAGTVKAPYPPIRADTSPAALERGAAIFHASCESCHRGGDAETASGAPLRELPSYMGSFHAANLTAHPKAGIGSLTDEELARAIRYAVSRDGRLMVMPSYGMGDSDLAAVLGFMRSGHPLFTPEAQPAPRSEFSFFGGLGFRVITGNEPIERPVSGIPVPAKAATLEYGRYMAHDVYDCASCHTDGFSPRKTEGDDVYSGGMAFIDPAGDKVRSSNITFHETGLAHWTLEDFTRAVRDGLAPDGSALRSPMPRFRGMDDVEARALYDFLRSVPAKDNEVKGARPRLTATSVRPTWVATGAATETAPEAGADVDPETASTVAEAAALSHQEPSGAVGTQAATGGTASTSASPAETSGAVGTSSTSAPTVRAAPQRKPRPAEPKVDAPKLFVQLGCASCHAPGARYHDRLARASSRSDAELVRWVRNPEQFLPGTPMPTYADLIDERTARALVRWVKAGGPASLPPTR; encoded by the coding sequence ATGCGCCGAGACGTCGGGGAAGCCGTGAGGAACACGCTGCTGGCGGGGCTCACGTTGCTGGCGGGCTGCGCCGGCACGGTGAAGGCGCCTTATCCGCCCATCCGCGCGGACACCTCTCCGGCGGCGCTGGAGCGCGGGGCCGCCATCTTCCATGCGAGCTGCGAGTCCTGCCACCGCGGCGGTGACGCGGAGACGGCCTCCGGCGCGCCGCTGCGCGAGCTGCCCTCGTACATGGGCAGCTTCCACGCGGCCAATCTCACGGCGCACCCGAAGGCAGGCATCGGCTCCTTGACGGACGAGGAGCTGGCGCGCGCCATCCGCTACGCGGTGAGCCGTGACGGACGGCTGATGGTGATGCCCAGCTATGGAATGGGCGACTCGGACCTGGCGGCGGTGCTGGGGTTCATGCGCTCGGGGCATCCGCTGTTCACGCCGGAGGCGCAGCCCGCGCCGCGCTCGGAGTTCAGCTTCTTTGGCGGCCTGGGCTTCCGGGTGATTACAGGCAACGAGCCCATTGAACGTCCCGTCTCGGGCATCCCCGTGCCGGCCAAGGCGGCGACGCTGGAGTACGGCCGCTACATGGCGCACGACGTGTACGACTGCGCGTCGTGTCACACCGACGGCTTCAGCCCGCGCAAGACGGAGGGCGACGACGTCTACTCCGGCGGAATGGCTTTCATCGACCCGGCGGGGGACAAGGTCCGCTCCAGCAACATCACCTTTCACGAGACGGGCCTCGCCCACTGGACGCTGGAGGACTTCACCCGCGCGGTGAGAGATGGCCTCGCCCCGGATGGCTCCGCGCTGCGCTCGCCCATGCCGCGCTTCCGGGGCATGGACGACGTGGAGGCTCGCGCCCTCTATGACTTCCTGCGCTCCGTGCCCGCGAAGGACAACGAGGTGAAGGGCGCCCGGCCCCGCCTCACCGCCACCTCCGTGCGCCCGACCTGGGTGGCCACGGGAGCCGCGACGGAGACCGCTCCCGAGGCCGGGGCCGACGTCGACCCGGAGACCGCGAGCACCGTGGCGGAGGCCGCGGCCCTGAGCCACCAGGAGCCCTCCGGTGCCGTGGGCACGCAGGCGGCGACGGGCGGCACCGCGTCCACGAGCGCCTCGCCAGCGGAGACGAGCGGCGCGGTGGGGACCTCCTCCACGTCGGCACCGACCGTGCGTGCGGCGCCCCAGCGGAAGCCGCGTCCCGCCGAGCCGAAGGTGGATGCGCCGAAGCTCTTCGTTCAGCTCGGCTGTGCGAGCTGCCACGCGCCGGGAGCCCGCTACCACGACCGGCTCGCGCGAGCGTCCAGCCGGAGCGACGCGGAGCTGGTGCGCTGGGTGCGCAACCCTGAACAGTTCCTCCCGGGCACCCCCATGCCCACCTACGCGGACCTCATCGACGAGCGGACCGCGCGGGCCCTGGTGCGCTGGGTGAAGGCCGGCGGTCCGGCCTCGCTGCCTCCGACGCGCTGA